In a genomic window of Ranitomeya imitator isolate aRanImi1 chromosome 5, aRanImi1.pri, whole genome shotgun sequence:
- the LGALSL gene encoding galectin-related protein, with protein MAGSLVERETMQMDSRRLSSPLGSPVQTEVYFPRLTVPFCGHIKGGMRPGKKILIMGIVGMNPESFDIQLTCGDSEDPPADVAIEMKAEFTDKQLLRNACVSGEWGEEESAIPYFPFIADQPFRVEILCEHPRFRLFVDGHQLFDFYHRVELLSSIDTIKINGDLQLTKLG; from the exons CAGATGGACAGCAGGCGTTTAAGCAGTCCGTTAGGGTCACCGGTGCAGACTGAAGTGTATTTTCCACGACTG ACAGTTCCTTTCTGCGGTCACATAAAAGGCGGCATGAGACCAGGAAAGAAGATCCTCATAATGGGAATCGTGGGCATGAACCCAGAGAG CTTTGACATCCAGTTAACATGTGGAGACTCAGAAGATCCTCCGGCTGATGTGGCCATAGAGATGAAAGCAGAATTCACCGATAAGCAGCTGCTCAGGAACGCCTGTGTGTCTGGGGAGTGGGGAGAGGAGGAATCTGCAATCCCTTATTTTCCATTTATTGCTGACCAGCCATTCAGG gtaGAAATCCTCTGCGAGCATCCACGTTTCAGGCTATTTGTTGATGGACACCAGCTCTTTGACTTTTACCATCGTGTGGAACTTCTTTCTTCTATTGACACTATTAAGATCAATGGAGATCTCCAGCTTACCAAACTTGGTTGA